TGGATGATCGTGACATCGCCATTCTGGCGACCCTGTCGCGCGAGGGACGAATCACCAAGACCGATCTGGCCGCGCGGGTGAACCTGTCCCCGACCCCCTGCTGGGAGCGAATGAAGCGGCTGGAAAAGGCCGGGCTCATCCGTGGCTATCGCGCCGAAATCAGCCTTGCCGATCTGGGGCCGCATGTGCAGGTCTTTGTCACGGTCGAACTGGAAAGCCACCGCGCCGAAAGTTTCCAGATCTTTGAACGCACCATAG
This is a stretch of genomic DNA from Paracoccus seriniphilus. It encodes these proteins:
- a CDS encoding Lrp/AsnC family transcriptional regulator, with the protein product MTRLRPDLRLDDRDIAILATLSREGRITKTDLAARVNLSPTPCWERMKRLEKAGLIRGYRAEISLADLGPHVQVFVTVELESHRAESFQIFERTIERMDQIVGCWAIGGGYDYLMQIVAIDVTTFQAMMDGLLESRAGVRRYFSYIVTKPVKEVPPALALLEAKDG